A section of the Drosophila subobscura isolate 14011-0131.10 chromosome A, UCBerk_Dsub_1.0, whole genome shotgun sequence genome encodes:
- the LOC117896389 gene encoding probable serine/threonine-protein kinase irlC — MTSNRMRLAMPLAIMLATLILAKSSVQAAPVEEEVDPQGSTLEMDRQRIDCKLTLDAATMDSLGCNDEVAVQSGASSTANKTDQLKRHLKTSDSQPIYELQLVVWPSDTEDGDDFNPLEESTTTTTAPTTTTTTITPPTTTTTTTTTIWPLYEDQLVVFPQMDFEEENLDYFLDEAAPAARPPAISATTSRPRPIDPTGTTTPTPPTYVVENYHVIHPNGTEEYKLVLSNGLANYKKLYTKRVGERQINVQEGYNSVPIAGRRNLIQTQYFIADERGYNVYKIEQNYQQPGLPKHLHYKATKASNM, encoded by the exons ATGACATCAAACAGAATGCGGCTCGCAATGCCACTGGCCATCATGCTGGCGACACTAATCCTGGCCAAGAGCTCTGTCCAGGCAGCACCagtcgaggaggaggtggaccCACAAGGCTCCACACTCGAGATGGACAGGCAACGCATCGACTGCAAATTGACTCTCGATGCGGCGACAATGGACTCGTTAGGCTGCAACGATGAGGTGGCGGTGCAGTCTGGGGCCAGTAGCACTGCTAATAAGACGGACCAGCTGAAGCGTCACTTGAAGACCTCCGATAGTCAGCCCATCTATGAATTGCAATTGGTTGTTTGGCCCAGTGACACTGAGGATGGTGATGACTTCAATCCGCTAGAGGAAAgtacaaccacaacaacagcaccaacaacaacaacaacaacaataacaccacctacaacaacaacaacgacaacgacaacaatcTGGCCATTGTATGAGGATCAATTGGTTGTATTTCCGCAAATGGACTTTGAAGAGGAAAATCTTGATTATTTCTTGGAcgaagcagcaccagcagctagACCACCGGCAATATCTGCAACCACTTCACGTCCCAGGCCCATAGATCCCACTGGCACAACCACACCAACGCCGCCCACTTATGTTGTTGAAAATTATCACGTCATACATCCCAATGGAACCGAAGAGTACAA ATTAGTGTTGAGCAACGGCCTGGCGAACTATAAGAAACTGTACACGAAGCGAGTGGGCGAACGGCAGATCAATGTGCAGGAGGGCTACAACTCGGTGCCCATCGCTGGACGACGCAATCTGATTCAAACTCAGTACTTCATTGCCGATGAGCGTGGCTACAATGTCTACAAGA TTGAGCAAAACTATCAGCAGCCAGGGCTGcccaaacatttgcattacaaagccacaaaagcgtCCAATATGTGA
- the LOC117895034 gene encoding uncharacterized protein LOC117895034, producing MEVAMSLRFLILMAVSLCVAMAQVATTEKPNGSSTTGKPMKEATDRRDKRQLGNTAASSGSNFPIFYDGVSVNPPPLQQLPPLQPLPPLQQLQPIGVVQPGNGQGLGQGQGQPQSGWLPNFGQNFGQNLPIIGTLVGGLPNLISSLGLGNLNGGFGTLGGINLGQLGLGGLTPVVAAPVPVPITPNQQCPLTQKLSCRCEPLLQLPGQKLSSQLRGPQSQSQSQSQSQSQSQLVQILRQNARRNEDGSQELRVVLSSGHVVYQRTAKDLAQSGHFAMRLPSGRYFNIFYSVNEKEYTVRADVKDAPPSSDFDEELTGQI from the exons ATGGAAGTTGCAATGAGTTTGAGATTCCTTATCCTGATGGCGGTTAGCCTTTGTGTGGCCATGGCACAGGTGGCAACAACGGAGAAACCCAACGGATCCAGCACCACGGGGAAGCCAATGAAGGAGGCCACAGATCGTCGCGACAAGCGTCAATTG GGCAACACTGCcgccagcagtggcagcaactttCCCATTTTCTACGACGGCGTCAGTGTGAATCCTCccccgctgcagcagctgccacctctccagccactgccaccgctgcagcagctgcaaccgATCGGCGTGGTGCAGCCAGGCAATGGCCAGGGcctgggccagggccagggccagccaCAGTCGGGCTGGCTGCCCAATTTCGGACAAAACTTTGGCCAGAATCTGCCCATCATTGGCACGCTGGTGGGCGGGCTGCCGAATCTCATCAGCAGCCTGGGTCTGGGCAACCTCAACGGCGGCTTCGGCACCCTGGGCGGCATCAATCTGGGGCAGCTGGGCCTGGGCGGCCTGACCCCAGTGGTGGCGGCCcctgtgcccgtgcccatcACACCCAACCAGCAGTGTCCGCTCACCCAGAAGCTCAGCTGTCGCTGCGAgccgctcctccagctgcccGGCCAGAAGCTCAGCTCTCAGCTGCGCGGAccacagtcgcagtcccagtcgcagtcccagtcgcagtcccagtcgcagctGGTGCAGATCCTCAGGCAGAATGCGCGCCGCAACGAGGATGGATCGCAGGAGCTGCGCGTTGTCCTGAGCAGCGGCCACGTGGTCTATCAGCGGACGGCAAAGGATCTCGCCCAGAGCGGCCACTTTGCCATGAGGCTGCCCTCGGGGCGGTACTTCAACATCTTCTACAGTGTCAACGAGAAGGAGTACACGGTGCGAGCAGACGTCAAGGATGCGCCACCCAGCTCCGACTTCGATGAGGAGCTCACCGGACAGATCTAA